In one Paenibacillus sp. JQZ6Y-1 genomic region, the following are encoded:
- a CDS encoding GNAT family N-acetyltransferase has translation MLETERLYFRPYTEEDLDFLLSMSSDQQVMKYIGKGSVWTKEETEERLHRFMAHMQQHGYALMIAMHKQEERPVGHAGLIQQLVEDVPETEIGYWISRKYWGQGLATEAATGWRHYAQTKLNKQRLISLIHPLNTGSAAVARKNGMELEREVLYRSQQVLLYSTGTF, from the coding sequence ATGCTAGAAACGGAACGATTGTATTTTCGACCGTATACGGAAGAGGATCTAGATTTTTTACTGTCAATGAGTTCGGATCAGCAGGTGATGAAGTATATTGGCAAAGGTTCGGTCTGGACAAAGGAAGAGACGGAAGAACGATTGCACCGTTTTATGGCTCATATGCAGCAGCATGGCTACGCACTGATGATCGCTATGCACAAGCAGGAGGAACGTCCAGTTGGTCATGCTGGATTGATCCAGCAGCTGGTGGAAGACGTGCCGGAAACGGAAATTGGCTACTGGATTTCGCGTAAGTACTGGGGACAAGGATTGGCGACAGAAGCGGCGACTGGCTGGAGACATTATGCACAAACGAAGCTGAACAAGCAGCGGCTCATTTCGCTGATTCATCCGCTGAATACTGGTTCTGCCGCCGTTGCCCGCAAAAATGGCATGGAGCTAGAACGCGAAGTTTTGTACCGTTCACAGCAAGTATTGCTATATTCCACAGGTACGTTCTAA
- a CDS encoding methyl-accepting chemotaxis protein yields MSMNPQHYQVSDELVVRALENNLAIIRFDENRRVAYVNDKFAAAMGYTPQQMYGMNHREFCFPELTNSPEYEAMWRGLFAGRSFQDKIKRKDANGRALWLEATYMPVYSEDGRKVISVSKIATDITDRQNNITALVSDMQQMADNLTERAESGIKRNNDLLNSIDKIASVAFENTSTLSNLQQQARSIQNVVQTIRDIASQTHLLALNAAIEAAHAGEFGRGFDVVAKEVRKLSGMVEASIIEVKDSVDSITREINKIASGTNNVQQDVQQSQDQIGIAISEFNMLASSAQKLDSQARKVSGIV; encoded by the coding sequence ATGTCAATGAACCCTCAACACTATCAGGTGAGCGATGAGCTTGTCGTCAGAGCCTTGGAAAACAATCTTGCTATTATCCGCTTTGATGAGAATCGTCGTGTTGCCTATGTTAATGATAAATTCGCCGCTGCTATGGGCTATACACCACAACAAATGTACGGAATGAACCATCGAGAGTTTTGTTTTCCCGAATTGACGAACAGCCCGGAGTACGAAGCGATGTGGCGTGGTCTGTTTGCTGGTCGCAGCTTTCAGGATAAAATCAAACGCAAAGATGCCAATGGGCGAGCTCTCTGGCTCGAAGCGACATATATGCCCGTTTATAGCGAAGATGGACGCAAGGTGATCAGCGTCAGCAAAATCGCCACCGATATTACAGACCGTCAAAACAATATCACCGCACTTGTGAGCGATATGCAGCAAATGGCGGATAATCTAACTGAACGTGCAGAAAGCGGTATCAAACGAAATAACGACCTGCTGAATAGCATCGACAAAATCGCTTCGGTCGCTTTTGAAAACACGTCCACACTGAGCAATTTGCAGCAGCAGGCACGTTCTATTCAAAATGTAGTACAGACCATCCGCGATATTGCTTCGCAAACCCATCTGCTTGCTCTCAATGCGGCAATCGAGGCAGCACACGCAGGCGAATTTGGACGTGGCTTTGACGTGGTTGCCAAGGAAGTACGCAAGCTGTCCGGTATGGTGGAAGCTTCCATTATCGAGGTGAAGGATAGCGTCGATTCCATCACACGTGAGATCAATAAAATCGCTAGCGGTACAAACAATGTACAGCAGGATGTACAGCAAAGTCAGGATCAGATTGGCATTGCCATCTCCGAGTTCAATATGCTCGCCTCTTCCGCACAGAAATTAGATAGCCAAGCGCGCAAAGTATCTGGCATCGTCTGA
- a CDS encoding TIGR00266 family protein produces MAAHEIDYEILGEEMQCVEIELDPGESVIAEAGSFMMMDQEIQMETIFGDGSNGQGNNGLLGKLMGAGKRVLTGESLFMTVFTHAGRAPKQRVTFAAPYPGKIIPLDLVQYGGKVICQKDSFLCAAKGVSIGIEFQRRLGAGFFGGEGFIMQKLEGDGKAFVHSGGHVVEKTLHPGEVLRLDTGCLVAMTAGIDYNIEMVRGVKSALFGGEGLFFATLRGPGKVWVQSLPFNRMADRILAASKGSGRTREEGSILGGLGNFLDGR; encoded by the coding sequence ATGGCAGCACATGAGATTGATTATGAAATTTTAGGTGAAGAAATGCAGTGTGTAGAAATTGAGCTTGATCCAGGGGAAAGTGTAATCGCCGAAGCGGGCAGCTTTATGATGATGGATCAGGAGATTCAGATGGAAACAATCTTCGGTGATGGCAGCAACGGACAAGGAAATAACGGATTGCTTGGTAAGCTGATGGGCGCAGGCAAACGCGTGCTAACGGGTGAAAGTCTGTTTATGACCGTGTTTACGCATGCTGGTCGCGCACCGAAGCAGCGTGTAACCTTTGCCGCTCCGTATCCGGGTAAAATCATTCCACTTGATCTGGTGCAATACGGCGGCAAAGTAATTTGTCAAAAAGACTCCTTCCTCTGCGCAGCTAAGGGAGTATCGATCGGTATTGAATTTCAGCGTCGTCTTGGTGCAGGATTCTTCGGCGGTGAAGGCTTTATTATGCAAAAGCTAGAAGGCGATGGCAAAGCTTTTGTTCATTCTGGTGGTCATGTAGTGGAGAAGACGCTGCATCCCGGCGAGGTACTTCGTCTGGATACGGGCTGTCTGGTCGCTATGACAGCAGGCATTGATTATAATATCGAAATGGTGCGCGGTGTCAAATCGGCACTATTTGGCGGTGAAGGACTATTCTTCGCTACCCTGCGCGGTCCCGGTAAGGTATGGGTACAATCCCTGCCATTTAACCGGATGGCAGACCGCATTCTTGCTGCTAGCAAAGGCAGCGGACGCACACGCGAGGAAGGCAGTATTCTAGGCGGGCTGGGGAATTTTCTAGACGGTAGATAA
- a CDS encoding DUF7716 domain-containing protein, which produces MSRYEDRLNDYNRRRHVDRLLFHTLEELVAICGQLHNQWLHTNVDQWNQDPLHTPVYYFNEDWLYDQLDENQATELPNGDIIPNDLLDKHLQTWFELATFEDVIDVLHQAEQPVTLPMIVIALKYYHEYDAFLDYDQVEAQLRLHSALQQVSDNQSNPN; this is translated from the coding sequence ATGAGTCGCTACGAAGATCGGCTAAATGACTACAACCGTCGCCGTCACGTCGACCGTCTTCTATTCCATACATTAGAAGAATTGGTTGCTATTTGCGGGCAATTGCATAACCAATGGCTCCACACCAATGTGGATCAATGGAATCAAGATCCACTTCATACGCCGGTGTACTATTTTAACGAAGACTGGCTCTATGACCAGTTGGATGAAAACCAAGCTACCGAACTGCCCAATGGCGATATCATCCCGAACGACTTGCTGGATAAGCACCTGCAAACGTGGTTCGAGCTGGCAACGTTCGAAGATGTGATCGACGTTCTGCACCAAGCCGAGCAACCTGTCACTCTGCCCATGATCGTAATTGCCCTAAAGTATTACCACGAGTACGACGCATTCCTAGATTATGACCAAGTCGAAGCTCAACTGCGTTTACACAGCGCATTACAACAAGTCTCCGACAACCAAAGCAATCCAAACTAA
- a CDS encoding DoxX family protein codes for MKLTIVSTIMRVVLGILFLAHGISKFQMTMAGVSGWFQSVGIPGFLAYIVSPIELVGGILLIIGLFTRYVSILLIFVLLGAIFTVKLSVGLMGNGQMAGYELDLSFILVALYLAVSNNTGFSLDQLLFRRKTA; via the coding sequence ATGAAATTAACGATCGTATCTACTATTATGCGTGTGGTTCTCGGGATTCTGTTTCTCGCTCACGGCATCAGCAAATTCCAAATGACGATGGCGGGTGTATCCGGCTGGTTCCAAAGCGTCGGTATTCCGGGCTTCCTCGCTTATATCGTTTCCCCGATTGAACTGGTTGGCGGCATTCTGCTGATCATCGGTCTGTTCACACGGTATGTATCCATTCTGCTGATTTTCGTACTGCTTGGCGCTATCTTCACCGTTAAACTGTCTGTTGGTCTGATGGGTAATGGTCAAATGGCAGGTTACGAGCTGGATCTGTCGTTTATTCTGGTCGCTCTGTATCTGGCAGTTAGCAACAATACCGGATTTTCGCTGGATCAACTGCTGTTCCGCCGCAAAACCGCTTAA
- a CDS encoding DUF3885 domain-containing protein, which yields MSVNEWLRRHFEHFDLNEPLFYHFPFGLRFELGYPSRVIDESAYFEQLQQRAVELFEQLFGDGRKMYIRTRHFVWADDPIIERLERDSASLSEFLNTETAARIVEEERIPEYAGYWITIVNVWILCFLI from the coding sequence GTGAGCGTAAACGAATGGCTTCGGCGACATTTTGAACATTTCGATTTGAACGAACCGTTATTTTATCATTTTCCATTCGGTCTGCGTTTTGAACTTGGATACCCGTCGCGTGTGATAGATGAGTCAGCATATTTTGAACAGTTGCAGCAGCGTGCGGTTGAACTGTTTGAACAGTTGTTTGGTGACGGACGAAAGATGTATATCCGTACACGTCATTTTGTCTGGGCGGATGATCCAATCATCGAAAGATTGGAAAGGGATAGCGCTTCACTAAGCGAATTTTTGAATACAGAGACGGCTGCAAGGATTGTAGAGGAAGAACGAATACCAGAATATGCTGGTTACTGGATTACGATCGTGAACGTATGGATACTATGTTTCCTGATATAA
- a CDS encoding GNAT family N-acetyltransferase — MNIDRPYTIQSIPELPHSILSELVASSEQEGYRHIRRLHDDYVSGSNTFSLPGEVLYGAYAKDRLIGICGLNRDPHAGHDGVGRVRRMYVHPQFRRYGIGGALLSPIIEHAKQHYRMLVLYTPDEAAGMFYESLGFQHTEDTEQWNYTMLL; from the coding sequence ATGAATATAGACAGACCATATACCATTCAATCCATTCCAGAATTGCCCCATTCCATATTATCCGAGCTGGTTGCATCCAGTGAGCAGGAGGGCTATCGTCATATCCGGCGCTTGCACGATGATTATGTATCCGGCAGCAATACCTTTTCACTGCCGGGTGAAGTGTTATACGGAGCTTACGCTAAGGACCGATTGATCGGCATCTGTGGATTGAACCGTGATCCACATGCTGGGCATGATGGAGTGGGCAGAGTACGGCGCATGTATGTGCACCCGCAGTTTCGCCGATATGGCATTGGCGGTGCGCTGCTGTCGCCTATCATAGAGCACGCAAAGCAGCATTATCGGATGCTAGTGCTATATACGCCGGATGAAGCTGCCGGAATGTTTTACGAATCGCTCGGTTTCCAGCATACAGAGGATACCGAGCAGTGGAATTATACGATGTTGCTGTGA
- a CDS encoding helix-turn-helix domain-containing protein, whose translation MDIGSTIRTIRKRKNITIAAICEQTGLSQGFMSQLENNKTSPSIATLESIAHALNVPLAYLLLSKEERMHIVRREERRLTSGGGQPMEVYELGTTRNMRVVLVELPPGCSSSKVAVEHEGEEIHTIVEGRILVEYGVDQAELEAGDSFSWNAVVPHRVTNIGEDTARVLISVYRELEGKWDV comes from the coding sequence ATGGACATCGGTTCGACGATTCGTACGATCCGTAAACGGAAAAATATTACGATTGCTGCTATTTGTGAGCAAACCGGGTTATCCCAAGGCTTTATGAGTCAACTGGAAAATAACAAAACATCGCCTTCGATCGCTACCCTAGAAAGTATTGCTCATGCACTAAATGTGCCGCTCGCTTATTTGCTGCTGAGCAAGGAGGAACGGATGCACATCGTACGGCGCGAAGAGCGGCGTCTGACATCTGGCGGCGGTCAGCCAATGGAAGTATACGAATTGGGCACGACACGCAATATGCGTGTCGTGCTGGTGGAATTGCCGCCGGGCTGTTCCAGCTCCAAAGTGGCGGTTGAGCATGAGGGGGAAGAGATTCACACGATTGTAGAGGGGCGTATTCTGGTCGAATACGGCGTTGATCAGGCTGAGTTAGAAGCTGGTGATTCGTTTAGCTGGAATGCGGTGGTGCCGCACCGAGTGACGAATATTGGTGAAGACACGGCGCGCGTTCTGATCTCCGTTTACCGAGAGCTGGAAGGGAAGTGGGACGTATGA
- a CDS encoding methyl-accepting chemotaxis protein, giving the protein MLMNMDTQELSRDVRENLIVKALQDHLAIISFDLNRQVAYVNHKFAQAMGYQKDDMIGMHHKQFCFPDFANSPEYENMWRGLLAGRSFQDKFKRMDAKGNVIWLEATYMPVYSEDGSRIVCINKIATDITSRQRNISELMDEMKQMATDLSQRAEVGTRRNQELLVSIGSIAEVATENSNNLQTLQQQAKSIQGIVQTIRDIASQTHLLSLNAAIEAAHAGEFGRGFDVVAKEVRKLSGMVQSSIIEIKQNVDAITTEIHVISKGTANVQNNVEQGQQQVQNVLSEFSELASSARQLDAQASSMTHIV; this is encoded by the coding sequence ATGTTAATGAATATGGATACGCAGGAGTTAAGCCGGGATGTCCGGGAAAATTTGATCGTCAAAGCGCTGCAAGATCACCTTGCCATCATCAGCTTTGACCTGAATCGTCAGGTCGCCTACGTGAATCATAAATTTGCACAAGCTATGGGATATCAAAAGGATGACATGATCGGTATGCACCACAAGCAATTTTGTTTTCCTGACTTTGCGAACAGTCCCGAATACGAAAACATGTGGCGCGGGTTATTGGCTGGACGCAGCTTTCAGGATAAATTCAAGCGCATGGATGCCAAAGGAAATGTGATCTGGCTCGAAGCGACGTATATGCCGGTATACAGCGAAGATGGCAGCCGGATTGTCTGCATTAACAAAATTGCCACTGATATTACGTCCAGACAACGCAATATCTCTGAACTCATGGATGAAATGAAACAGATGGCTACCGATCTGAGTCAGCGTGCTGAGGTAGGTACACGGCGCAATCAGGAGCTACTCGTGAGCATCGGCTCCATCGCCGAAGTCGCTACCGAGAATAGCAACAATCTCCAAACTCTGCAACAGCAAGCCAAGTCGATTCAGGGCATCGTGCAAACGATCCGCGATATTGCCTCACAAACGCATCTGCTCTCTCTTAACGCAGCGATTGAAGCTGCACATGCTGGCGAATTTGGTCGTGGATTTGATGTGGTTGCCAAAGAGGTGCGCAAGCTATCCGGCATGGTACAGTCGTCGATTATTGAAATCAAGCAAAATGTCGATGCCATCACGACCGAAATTCATGTCATCTCCAAAGGCACTGCTAATGTACAAAATAATGTAGAGCAAGGACAGCAGCAGGTACAAAATGTACTGAGTGAATTTAGCGAACTTGCTTCCTCTGCTAGGCAGCTGGATGCACAGGCAAGTAGCATGACCCATATCGTTTAA
- a CDS encoding HD domain-containing protein, with the protein MAEDHSQLPAEQQQILAATYAFVKQELGGETSGHDWWHIHRVVQMARRLALVEGADDYITTMAALLHDIADEKLNPSKEAGLQRVTDWLNGQQVQDEAQQHIMYIIANMSYNGGNNPPLPTMEGKVVQDADRLDALGAIAIARTFVYAGHVGDMIYDPELPVRHEMSAEEYRNGRSTAINHFHEKLFKLKDRINTPTARRIAQERHEYMVEYVERFYREWNGQ; encoded by the coding sequence ATTGCTGAGGATCATAGTCAACTGCCTGCGGAGCAGCAGCAGATTCTGGCGGCAACATATGCTTTTGTAAAGCAGGAGCTAGGCGGCGAGACAAGCGGTCACGATTGGTGGCATATTCATCGTGTCGTGCAGATGGCGCGGCGACTGGCGCTGGTCGAAGGAGCAGACGATTATATTACAACGATGGCAGCACTGCTGCATGATATTGCCGACGAGAAGCTGAATCCTTCCAAGGAGGCGGGCTTGCAGCGGGTAACGGATTGGCTGAATGGTCAGCAGGTGCAGGACGAGGCACAGCAGCATATCATGTATATTATCGCGAATATGTCGTATAACGGTGGTAACAATCCGCCACTGCCAACGATGGAAGGCAAGGTTGTACAGGATGCGGATCGTCTGGATGCGCTGGGAGCGATTGCGATTGCGCGTACATTTGTATATGCCGGGCATGTGGGCGATATGATCTATGATCCAGAGCTGCCAGTTCGTCATGAGATGAGTGCAGAGGAATACCGCAATGGACGCAGTACAGCAATCAACCATTTTCATGAAAAGCTGTTCAAGCTAAAAGACCGCATCAACACACCGACAGCGCGCCGCATTGCGCAGGAGCGCCATGAGTATATGGTGGAGTATGTGGAGCGTTTTTACCGGGAGTGGAACGGGCAATAA
- a CDS encoding HSP90 family protein, with translation MTNKDTYRFQVNLSGMINILSNHLYSNPRVFLREVMQNAVDAVTARNQIEPEHQGQIHIELTGESVDRTLIIEDNGIGLSEDDIHEFLAQIGQSSKRGEAAFTGETSFIGRFGIGLLSCFMVSNEIVMVTRSAKGGPTLEWRGQPDGTYSIRKLDSDLSPGTKVYLRCKPGSEMYFEPDYLAEGLYYYGALLPYPITLQDGTQSRIINDNRPAWLHEPELARGQREEVLAFGERLMGERFKDFIPLRTSSGRTGGIAFVLPHAVNLNAKRSHQVYLKSMLVSDKAENILPDWAFFVKCLIWTDELQPTASREHFYEDEKLEKVRGELGDSIRSELMRMADYDPDRLQHIIQLHVLSMKALATEDEQFYRIIHRWLPFETTYGRRTLGEMLKEHDQLYFTLTLDEYRQITHVAAAQALLVINGGYIYDSELMAALPLVNDRVSTGRLLPEDVSLSFTDLTPDERRQYYELTRTADTALQRFRCQIQLKRFKPSELPALFTLSKESSELRSLEAAKEVSTDTLSSILGSLGSSMEQSAYSTLYLNLDNPVVSKIFMPGNQAMMVVAVEMLYVNALMMGHYPMNRQELAVLNQGILRFIELGLSAGGSQGGESQ, from the coding sequence ATGACCAACAAAGATACATACCGTTTTCAGGTCAATCTGAGCGGCATGATTAACATTTTGTCCAATCACCTGTACAGCAACCCACGCGTCTTTCTACGCGAAGTAATGCAAAACGCCGTCGATGCGGTTACCGCTCGCAATCAGATTGAGCCTGAGCATCAAGGTCAGATTCATATCGAATTAACTGGCGAATCCGTTGATCGCACGCTGATCATTGAGGATAACGGTATCGGTCTGAGCGAAGACGATATTCATGAATTTTTGGCACAGATCGGTCAATCGTCCAAGCGCGGCGAAGCGGCGTTTACTGGCGAAACCTCGTTTATCGGACGCTTTGGTATCGGTCTATTGTCCTGCTTTATGGTCAGTAACGAGATCGTTATGGTTACGCGTTCGGCAAAAGGTGGACCGACGCTGGAATGGCGCGGTCAGCCGGATGGTACGTATAGCATCCGCAAGCTGGACAGCGATCTGTCACCGGGAACGAAGGTCTATTTGCGCTGTAAACCGGGCAGCGAGATGTATTTTGAACCGGACTATTTAGCAGAAGGTCTGTATTATTACGGCGCGCTGCTGCCTTATCCGATCACGTTACAAGATGGAACACAGTCTCGCATTATCAATGACAATCGTCCAGCATGGCTGCATGAGCCGGAGCTGGCACGTGGTCAACGTGAGGAAGTGTTAGCATTTGGCGAGCGTCTGATGGGCGAGCGGTTTAAGGACTTTATCCCACTGCGCACATCGTCTGGACGTACCGGAGGTATTGCGTTTGTGCTACCACATGCGGTGAACTTGAATGCCAAGCGCTCCCATCAGGTGTATTTGAAATCAATGCTGGTATCCGATAAAGCGGAAAATATTTTGCCAGACTGGGCGTTCTTCGTCAAATGTCTGATCTGGACGGATGAGCTGCAACCGACGGCATCACGTGAACATTTTTATGAAGATGAGAAGCTGGAAAAGGTACGCGGCGAGCTAGGCGATTCGATCCGCAGCGAATTGATGCGTATGGCGGATTACGATCCTGATCGGTTACAGCATATTATTCAGCTGCATGTGTTGTCGATGAAGGCATTGGCAACAGAAGACGAGCAATTTTACCGGATTATTCATCGCTGGCTGCCGTTTGAAACGACCTACGGACGCCGTACATTGGGCGAGATGCTCAAGGAGCATGATCAGCTGTATTTCACCTTAACGCTAGACGAATACCGTCAGATTACCCATGTGGCTGCTGCCCAAGCTCTGCTGGTTATTAATGGCGGATATATTTACGATTCTGAGCTGATGGCAGCACTGCCACTGGTCAATGATCGTGTGAGCACCGGTCGATTGCTGCCAGAGGACGTGTCTCTGTCATTTACCGATCTAACACCAGATGAACGTAGACAATATTACGAACTGACCCGTACGGCGGATACCGCGCTGCAACGGTTCCGCTGTCAGATTCAATTGAAACGTTTCAAACCGTCCGAATTACCGGCTCTGTTTACGCTCTCCAAGGAGTCGTCCGAGCTGCGTTCTTTAGAAGCGGCAAAAGAAGTAAGTACCGACACTTTGTCTTCCATTTTGGGCAGTCTCGGTTCCTCGATGGAGCAGTCTGCGTATTCAACGCTGTATCTGAATTTGGACAATCCAGTCGTCAGCAAAATCTTCATGCCCGGCAATCAGGCGATGATGGTTGTAGCAGTAGAGATGCTGTACGTGAATGCACTAATGATGGGGCATTATCCAATGAATCGGCAGGAGCTTGCAGTGCTAAATCAAGGCATTTTGCGGTTTATTGAGCTGGGCCTGTCAGCAGGAGGATCGCAGGGCGGTGAATCGCAATGA
- a CDS encoding glycoside hydrolase family 32 protein, with the protein METSNLQLYQPHLHFSSARHRVHDLMGLVSFEGEYHLFYRYEQDEAMHKTIRWGHAVSADLLQWTELDMNLELDDHTVPQSGCVIVDAHNTSGLFPDGPGMIAMYTYQRKEPVAADDTNETTLESVMGIAYSQDQGRTWIPYAGNLMLSGMEHIGLPAQDPRVFWYRPKGCWVMVLATGQDVSFYSSSNLLSWKLNSRFGSQHGSHEGQWRYPDLFRLTIEGTESCKWALLVSMADHPELGNGSRTQYFVGSFDGRQFMPDHNIIQWLDYGRDHYGSISLTDAGQRDTRRIQMGWMNNWRYAEQLPVKDWQGALTLPRSLTLRPCKNRMLICQRPIVELERHFRETYKLSGLTISEHQPYELLQPLAIADIQLRMQHDGLQEMGIILHHTAEQYTVISYNAASELFSVKRDHSCSSDTELHPWFQRGQQVHIPPSSHLSLRIVLDRCSVEAFAGDGMYAITSLVFPDQTCEKITLYTVGGDARLYDSVILVG; encoded by the coding sequence ATGGAAACTTCCAATTTGCAGTTGTATCAGCCACACCTTCATTTCTCATCTGCTCGCCATCGGGTACATGATCTTATGGGGCTGGTTTCTTTTGAGGGCGAATATCATTTGTTTTATCGATATGAACAGGATGAAGCAATGCACAAGACTATACGTTGGGGGCATGCGGTCAGTGCCGATCTTCTACAATGGACAGAGCTGGATATGAATCTAGAGCTGGATGATCATACCGTTCCCCAATCGGGCTGTGTGATTGTGGATGCTCACAATACATCCGGTCTATTTCCTGACGGTCCGGGCATGATTGCCATGTATACGTATCAACGTAAGGAGCCGGTCGCAGCCGATGACACGAATGAGACAACACTAGAATCGGTAATGGGTATCGCTTACAGCCAAGACCAAGGTAGAACGTGGATTCCATACGCAGGCAATCTGATGCTATCTGGTATGGAGCATATCGGATTGCCTGCGCAAGACCCACGTGTATTCTGGTATCGCCCTAAAGGCTGTTGGGTTATGGTACTGGCAACTGGACAGGATGTCTCCTTTTATAGTTCGTCCAATCTGTTGAGTTGGAAGTTAAACAGCCGATTCGGCAGCCAGCATGGATCGCATGAAGGGCAATGGCGCTATCCCGATCTATTCCGTTTGACTATCGAAGGAACGGAATCATGCAAATGGGCATTGTTGGTAAGTATGGCGGATCACCCTGAGTTGGGCAATGGCTCACGGACGCAGTATTTTGTCGGTTCCTTTGATGGTCGTCAGTTTATGCCAGATCACAATATCATTCAGTGGCTGGATTATGGACGCGATCATTATGGCAGCATTAGTCTGACCGACGCTGGGCAACGGGATACACGGCGTATTCAAATGGGCTGGATGAATAACTGGCGTTATGCAGAACAGTTGCCTGTGAAGGATTGGCAAGGTGCACTGACTCTTCCCCGTTCCCTCACCCTGCGCCCCTGCAAAAATCGGATGCTGATCTGCCAACGCCCTATTGTGGAATTGGAACGCCATTTCCGCGAAACATATAAGCTATCTGGATTGACGATCAGTGAGCACCAGCCGTATGAACTCCTACAACCGCTAGCTATCGCTGATATTCAACTACGTATGCAGCATGATGGATTGCAAGAAATGGGGATCATCCTGCATCATACGGCAGAACAGTATACGGTCATTAGCTATAACGCTGCCAGCGAATTGTTCAGCGTGAAGCGTGATCATAGCTGCTCATCCGATACAGAGCTGCATCCGTGGTTCCAGCGCGGACAACAGGTGCATATCCCGCCTAGCAGTCATCTCAGTTTACGTATTGTGCTGGATCGCTGCTCGGTTGAAGCTTTTGCCGGAGACGGAATGTACGCTATCACTAGTCTGGTATTTCCAGATCAAACCTGTGAAAAGATAACGCTGTATACGGTAGGTGGCGATGCACGGCTATATGACAGTGTCATTCTGGTTGGTTAA